A genomic segment from Triticum dicoccoides isolate Atlit2015 ecotype Zavitan chromosome 1A, WEW_v2.0, whole genome shotgun sequence encodes:
- the LOC119348911 gene encoding nuclear transcription factor Y subunit B-like — protein MSDAPASPPGGGFGSVREQDRFLPIANISSIMKKAILANGKIAKDAKETLRECISEFIASSPASEASDKCQREKCKTINIDDLLWAMATLGF, from the exons ATGTCAGACGCGCCGGCGAGCCCGCCGGGCGGCGGCTTCGGCAGCGTCAGAGAGCAGGACAGGTTCCTGCCCATCGCCAACATCAGCAGCATCATGAAGAAGGCCATCCTGGCCAACGGCAAGATCGCCAAGGACGCCAAGGAGACCCTGCGGGAGTGCATCTCAGAGTTCATTGCTTCATCGCCAGCGAGTGA GGCGAGTGACAAGTGCCAGAGGGAGAAGTGCAAGACCATCAACATCGATGACCTGCTCTGGGCGATGGCCACGCTAGGCTTTTAG